A single Corynebacterium resistens DSM 45100 DNA region contains:
- the ribD gene encoding bifunctional diaminohydroxyphosphoribosylaminopyrimidine deaminase/5-amino-6-(5-phosphoribosylamino)uracil reductase RibD yields the protein MLPDFFHDATRLSWSAFGRTSPNPPVGAVILDSDGEVAGRGATEPAGGRHAEIVALDEAGTRARGGRAIVTLEPCNHTGRTGPCTQALLAAGIVRVDYLFADPFELASGGANSLASAGVEVHGPYLPHPSQAAPWTPVQGVEAWLRGVKNKRPYVILKLAATMDGRVAASDGSSQWITGAAARGHAHARRAQVDAILVGTGTVEADDPKLTARDDSGQPLPKELQPLRVVMGNRSIPEDAAVMQQPGETFLARSHDVHQVLAQLHSRGVVTVLVEGGPSVAAAFMNAGVVDEINYYCAPAVLGAGFNAMDGSTLEMGRTIQDLQRFRPREIQILGNDICWVLTAGEKG from the coding sequence TTGCTACCTGATTTTTTTCACGACGCCACGCGCCTCAGCTGGTCTGCCTTCGGCAGGACCTCGCCCAATCCGCCGGTAGGCGCTGTGATCTTGGATTCCGATGGGGAAGTGGCGGGTCGTGGCGCGACCGAGCCCGCCGGAGGGCGCCATGCTGAGATCGTCGCGCTCGATGAAGCTGGAACGCGCGCTAGGGGTGGGCGTGCAATTGTCACCCTTGAACCGTGCAATCACACTGGCCGAACCGGGCCTTGTACGCAGGCTCTCCTCGCAGCTGGCATAGTTCGTGTTGATTACCTGTTCGCCGACCCATTCGAACTTGCGTCAGGTGGGGCAAATAGTTTGGCTTCCGCAGGAGTTGAAGTTCACGGACCTTACTTGCCGCACCCCAGCCAGGCAGCACCTTGGACCCCAGTGCAAGGCGTGGAAGCGTGGCTGCGTGGCGTCAAAAATAAAAGACCTTATGTGATCCTCAAGCTTGCAGCGACGATGGATGGGCGTGTGGCAGCAAGTGATGGGTCCAGCCAGTGGATTACTGGTGCAGCTGCCCGGGGCCACGCTCATGCCCGTAGAGCACAAGTGGATGCGATTCTTGTGGGAACGGGCACGGTTGAGGCTGATGACCCCAAACTTACGGCGAGGGATGATTCCGGCCAGCCTCTGCCAAAGGAGTTGCAGCCGCTGCGGGTCGTGATGGGCAACCGGTCGATTCCAGAGGATGCTGCGGTCATGCAACAACCTGGGGAAACTTTCTTGGCTCGCTCTCACGATGTTCACCAAGTCCTAGCGCAGTTGCATAGCCGCGGTGTGGTGACGGTTTTGGTAGAAGGCGGTCCATCCGTCGCAGCGGCCTTTATGAATGCTGGTGTAGTTGATGAGATCAATTACTACTGTGCCCCAGCAGTGTTGGGCGCTGGGTTCAACGCTATGGATGGCTCAACACTGGAGATGGGCCGAACGATTCAGGATTTGCAACGATTTAGGCCACGAGAGATCCAGATTCTTGGAAACGATATCTGCTGGGTACTGACAGCTGGTGAAAAAGGATAA
- the rpe gene encoding ribulose-phosphate 3-epimerase: protein MRPMPQKTIIAPSILAADFSRLGHEVRTVSNADWIHIDVMDGHFVPNLSFGLPVAQSIVGLTDKHLDVHLMIEDPARWAPGYALDFDSVTFHLEAVESVEAAVELAATLRAEGTLAGVAIKPGTSVEPLLEHLSDFDIVLVMSVEPGFGGQKFMPEVLDKVRALRERIDSEGLHTIIEIDGGIGPETASESAAAGVDAYVAGSSVFGKPDPVERITAIRSAITSRL from the coding sequence ATGCGACCTATGCCACAGAAAACGATTATCGCGCCATCCATTCTGGCAGCTGACTTTTCCCGTCTAGGCCATGAAGTACGCACGGTCTCCAATGCTGATTGGATTCACATTGATGTCATGGATGGCCACTTCGTTCCGAACCTTTCCTTTGGCCTTCCCGTCGCGCAGTCCATCGTGGGGCTTACTGATAAGCACCTCGATGTCCACTTGATGATCGAGGATCCCGCGCGGTGGGCACCGGGTTATGCGCTCGACTTCGACTCGGTGACGTTCCATCTCGAAGCAGTAGAGTCCGTCGAGGCAGCCGTGGAGTTGGCCGCTACGCTTCGCGCTGAAGGGACTCTCGCTGGAGTAGCCATTAAGCCTGGAACCTCTGTTGAACCGCTTCTTGAGCACCTATCTGATTTCGATATCGTCCTCGTCATGAGCGTGGAACCCGGGTTCGGGGGCCAGAAATTCATGCCGGAGGTTTTGGACAAGGTCCGTGCGCTGCGCGAGCGAATCGATAGCGAAGGTTTACACACCATCATCGAAATTGATGGCGGAATTGGGCCCGAAACTGCAAGTGAAAGCGCCGCTGCGGGCGTGGATGCCTATGTCGCTGGCTCTAGCGTGTTCGGCAAGCCCGACCCAGTTGAACGCATCACCGCCATTCGTTCAGCCATCACCTCGAGGCTTTAA
- a CDS encoding RsmB/NOP family class I SAM-dependent RNA methyltransferase: MGFRSRSESARQGQTPRANPHAVRAGTENAGPSGRRGEPRQGRRNQKVGERGTVSRGYQQRRPENKEHPGNGRGQRQGSGDRVRDLVLQVLRDVTQEGAFANLALPKALKQERLTGRDAAFATELTYGTLRALGLLDAVIAKAAGRPVAKIDSMVLDILRLGAYQVLRTRVDDHAAVDTAVNLAKANGEGKASGFVNGVLRTITRTPAEDWLARVAGGDGIADLGLRHAHPGWIAAAFNSALGGNDDAPAPDLESALAADDERPQVHLAARPGQMSGEELALVTGGDEGKFSPYAVYLSEGAPGDIEPVRDRLASVQDEGSQLIALALVRASIGSGEAVDRGRWLDLCAGPGGKTAFIASWAVAEQARVDAIEVAPHRAKLVTSAVENLPVNVHVGDGRKVREIAGLDVPQQGFDRVLVDAPCSGLGALRRRPEARWFKQPDDIPSLVALQKELLTSALEVTAPRGVVIYSTCSPHQAETTDVVRAVADKTGAEILDVREYLPELAATDAAARLSDGARTADPRFVQLWPHRHGTDAMFIAALRPVAGEGN, encoded by the coding sequence ATGGGCTTTCGATCGCGATCTGAATCCGCCCGGCAAGGACAAACCCCGCGCGCCAACCCCCATGCAGTGCGTGCTGGCACAGAAAATGCCGGCCCAAGTGGCCGCAGGGGTGAGCCGCGCCAGGGGCGTCGGAACCAAAAAGTAGGTGAACGGGGAACCGTCAGCCGGGGCTATCAACAGCGACGGCCGGAGAATAAAGAGCACCCAGGAAATGGGCGAGGGCAACGCCAAGGCAGTGGCGATAGGGTTCGCGATTTGGTGCTGCAAGTGCTTCGCGACGTGACTCAAGAGGGCGCCTTTGCAAACCTCGCCTTGCCTAAGGCGCTGAAACAGGAAAGGCTCACGGGCCGAGATGCAGCGTTTGCCACCGAATTGACTTATGGAACGTTGCGCGCCTTGGGGCTACTCGATGCGGTGATTGCGAAGGCAGCTGGGCGCCCGGTGGCCAAGATTGATTCGATGGTGCTGGATATTTTGCGCCTCGGTGCGTACCAAGTATTGCGTACTCGGGTTGATGACCACGCCGCGGTCGATACTGCAGTGAACCTGGCGAAAGCCAATGGTGAAGGCAAGGCAAGTGGGTTTGTAAATGGTGTGCTCCGCACCATTACGCGCACACCTGCTGAAGATTGGCTAGCTCGGGTAGCTGGAGGCGATGGTATTGCGGACCTTGGCCTGCGGCATGCCCATCCCGGGTGGATTGCGGCAGCTTTCAATTCGGCACTTGGGGGTAATGACGACGCGCCTGCCCCCGATCTCGAATCTGCTTTGGCAGCTGATGACGAGCGCCCGCAGGTTCACTTGGCGGCTCGCCCCGGCCAGATGTCCGGTGAGGAGTTAGCGCTGGTTACCGGTGGTGATGAAGGGAAATTCAGCCCTTACGCTGTGTATCTTTCGGAAGGGGCTCCGGGCGATATAGAACCCGTGCGTGACCGCCTCGCTAGTGTGCAGGACGAAGGTTCCCAGCTGATCGCGCTTGCACTGGTGCGGGCGTCAATCGGCAGTGGAGAAGCCGTTGATCGTGGCCGGTGGCTGGATCTTTGTGCTGGCCCCGGTGGCAAAACTGCTTTCATTGCATCGTGGGCGGTGGCTGAACAGGCTCGTGTGGATGCCATTGAAGTAGCCCCTCACCGCGCCAAGCTCGTGACTTCCGCTGTAGAAAACCTGCCGGTGAACGTGCATGTCGGCGATGGGCGGAAAGTGCGCGAAATTGCGGGCTTGGACGTCCCACAACAGGGGTTTGATCGCGTGCTTGTCGATGCCCCATGTTCCGGATTGGGTGCTCTACGCCGCCGCCCAGAAGCCCGTTGGTTTAAACAACCCGATGACATCCCCAGCTTGGTTGCATTGCAAAAAGAGCTGCTCACTAGTGCGCTGGAGGTAACTGCACCTCGAGGAGTGGTTATTTACTCCACCTGTTCACCACATCAAGCCGAAACCACCGACGTGGTAAGGGCAGTGGCGGACAAAACGGGGGCAGAGATCCTGGATGTGCGGGAGTACCTTCCCGAGTTGGCAGCAACCGATGCAGCGGCGCGCCTTAGCGACGGTGCTCGCACTGCCGATCCACGGTTTGTCCAATTATGGCCACACCGCCATGGAACAGATGCAATGTTCATCGCGGCGCTGCGACCAGTGGCAGGCGAGGGAAACTAG
- the fmt gene encoding methionyl-tRNA formyltransferase: protein MKIIFAGTPEPAAATLEHLLADDRVEVVAVITQPDAKRGRGRALRPSAVAEVAEQHGLPVYKWATLKAETEDGRDARKRLATLSDEGAAAIAVVAYGNLIPADLLDVMEHGWINLHFSLLPRWRGAAPVQAAIAAGDGKTGASIFRIERGLDTGPVIATNSEQISLEDTADDLLTRLTYSGRELLADALVALGEGTATTTIQDDATATHAAKITSADAQIDWRLPSQVIQRVARAHTPAPGAWTVLEGQRYKIGLLLPATGGDAPALAPGQLHATKQHVWVGTATQTLQIIRIQPPGKKMMAAPDWARGQEELLSSEPVFDSPDAAEPKIPYEPHTVEAQAEHPTAESEHSAAMNVMARPDVEGEA, encoded by the coding sequence ATGAAAATCATCTTTGCCGGGACCCCAGAACCCGCCGCGGCTACCTTAGAGCACTTGCTAGCGGATGATCGCGTAGAGGTTGTCGCGGTTATCACGCAGCCCGATGCGAAGCGGGGCCGTGGCCGTGCTCTGCGCCCCAGCGCGGTTGCCGAGGTCGCGGAGCAGCACGGCTTACCTGTCTACAAATGGGCCACGCTCAAAGCCGAAACGGAAGACGGTCGTGATGCTCGCAAGCGCTTGGCCACGTTATCCGATGAGGGCGCAGCCGCCATCGCCGTTGTTGCGTACGGCAACTTGATTCCTGCTGATCTGCTGGATGTGATGGAACATGGGTGGATCAACCTCCACTTCTCGCTACTACCACGGTGGCGTGGCGCGGCCCCTGTGCAGGCCGCAATCGCAGCTGGGGATGGCAAAACTGGAGCTTCGATCTTCCGAATTGAGCGCGGCCTTGATACTGGCCCGGTTATCGCCACCAACTCGGAGCAGATTTCGCTGGAAGACACGGCGGATGACTTGCTGACACGTTTGACGTATTCCGGCCGCGAACTGCTTGCGGATGCTTTGGTCGCCCTCGGGGAAGGCACGGCTACCACGACCATTCAGGACGACGCCACGGCGACCCACGCGGCCAAAATCACTTCGGCTGACGCACAAATCGATTGGCGCCTTCCCAGCCAGGTGATCCAGCGTGTTGCGAGGGCTCATACACCAGCGCCTGGTGCCTGGACGGTGCTTGAAGGGCAGCGGTACAAGATAGGCCTATTATTGCCGGCGACCGGCGGGGATGCGCCTGCACTCGCGCCCGGACAGCTGCACGCCACAAAGCAGCATGTCTGGGTCGGCACCGCCACCCAGACATTGCAGATTATCCGTATTCAGCCTCCAGGTAAGAAAATGATGGCGGCACCAGATTGGGCTCGCGGCCAAGAGGAATTGCTCTCTTCTGAACCCGTCTTTGATTCTCCCGATGCCGCTGAACCGAAAATTCCATATGAACCACACACAGTAGAAGCACAAGCGGAACACCCTACCGCGGAAAGTGAACACAGCGCTGCCATGAATGTCATGGCGCGACCGGACGTTGAAGGTGAGGCTTAA
- the def gene encoding peptide deformylase, which yields MTVLPMRYFGDPVLRTVADPIAPAQVGESSVRTLVADMLETMDHYGGVGLAANQVGVTKRVFVYDCDGDRGHIINPEWQRIGDEEQTGPEGCLSVPGIGGTVTRAMRVRVTGLTVDGEPIDREVTELLARCVQHETDHLNGIMFLKHLSSEERKEAMKEIRQAEWFNA from the coding sequence ATGACAGTCCTACCCATGCGTTACTTCGGCGATCCGGTTCTGCGTACCGTTGCTGACCCCATCGCCCCCGCTCAAGTCGGTGAATCCAGTGTCCGCACGCTTGTGGCGGACATGCTGGAAACTATGGATCACTATGGTGGTGTGGGGTTGGCTGCCAACCAAGTGGGCGTGACCAAGCGGGTGTTCGTTTACGACTGTGACGGTGACCGTGGCCACATTATCAATCCTGAATGGCAGCGCATCGGCGATGAAGAGCAAACCGGGCCTGAAGGATGCCTTTCCGTTCCTGGAATTGGGGGAACGGTAACGCGTGCTATGCGAGTGCGAGTGACTGGTCTCACCGTAGATGGGGAGCCTATCGATAGGGAAGTTACAGAGTTGCTCGCCCGGTGCGTGCAACATGAAACTGATCATCTAAACGGAATCATGTTTCTCAAGCATCTTTCTTCGGAAGAGCGCAAGGAAGCGATGAAAGAGATTCGCCAAGCGGAGTGGTTCAACGCATGA
- a CDS encoding primosomal protein N': protein MNEELDRPIARVLPLLGMPHLDRLFDYSVPAKLADEAQPGVRVRIRFAGRLVNALLIERRSTTDHEGTLRPIERVISPLQLLTPSLWDMVNTLAERWAGTRSDILRAVLPARHASAEKAGLFNGGKPWDQLGTASLSWEELTAQTLRAATQGLSRYRFGTNFLDAVLASRRAHAHVLGIPGHDIHQLAADVASTVAIHGQGVLIVVPNAREITRITKALSTWLSAGQITELTSELGPNARYRRYLSILAGQARVVVGTRSAMLAPVANLGLIILLGESDDNLVDPRAPYLHARDVLRLQAEQAGASLMILGMHRSAEIQQWIEEGFMHAVLPEPKQMRSHRPWIRALADSDTTIERELHAPGSRLPTMGFDAIRRALDANRPVLVHVPRRGYAPSISCSNCRAPARCRKCNGPLELPGTAEDGLPQPPRCRWCGASAGVFHCAECGHRGLRLNIVGQDRTAQELGRAFPGTRIISSAGEQVLLEVANEPAIVVATPGSEPHVSGGLYGAAVIMDPWAQLGRQDLRATEKALRHWLEASALVAPHADGGTVVVVAEAWLRPVQDLIKWDAPGAARAELASRKEAGFPPAVTMAAIDGTTESIEQLLEVWEQPEGTDVLGPVELPPGIRLPAGLTPAQADQARRLIVRVPAASAMQLGHSLKVAQSIRGAQRNNGPLRIVINPVRIG, encoded by the coding sequence GTGAACGAGGAGCTTGATCGACCTATCGCACGGGTGCTGCCCCTGTTGGGCATGCCCCATCTCGATCGTCTCTTCGACTATTCCGTGCCTGCGAAACTCGCTGACGAAGCCCAACCGGGTGTGCGTGTACGCATTCGTTTTGCTGGTCGTCTCGTTAACGCGCTTCTCATTGAGCGCCGTTCTACTACTGACCATGAAGGCACGCTTCGTCCCATCGAGCGGGTAATCTCACCTCTCCAGTTACTCACCCCATCCTTGTGGGATATGGTAAACACCCTCGCCGAGCGCTGGGCAGGAACTCGCTCCGATATTTTGCGTGCGGTTTTGCCCGCTCGTCACGCGAGTGCCGAGAAAGCCGGCCTCTTCAATGGCGGTAAGCCTTGGGACCAACTCGGCACAGCTTCATTATCGTGGGAGGAACTCACGGCCCAAACTCTTCGTGCCGCCACGCAAGGCTTGTCTCGCTACCGCTTCGGAACCAATTTTCTTGACGCCGTTTTAGCCTCCCGACGCGCCCACGCACATGTCCTCGGAATTCCTGGACACGACATTCATCAACTAGCCGCAGATGTCGCCAGTACAGTTGCGATTCACGGACAAGGCGTACTAATCGTCGTGCCTAATGCACGCGAGATCACGCGCATCACGAAGGCATTATCGACTTGGCTTTCCGCTGGGCAGATTACCGAACTGACTTCTGAACTCGGGCCCAACGCCCGTTACCGTAGGTACTTGTCGATTCTGGCTGGCCAAGCCCGAGTTGTGGTGGGTACGCGTTCGGCAATGCTTGCCCCAGTTGCGAACCTAGGGCTGATCATCCTTCTCGGTGAATCAGACGACAATCTGGTGGATCCTCGCGCGCCCTACCTCCATGCCCGAGACGTGTTGCGCTTGCAAGCTGAGCAAGCTGGGGCCTCGCTCATGATCTTGGGCATGCACCGCAGTGCAGAGATCCAGCAATGGATCGAAGAAGGGTTCATGCACGCAGTATTGCCTGAGCCAAAACAGATGCGATCCCACCGCCCCTGGATTCGAGCTCTAGCTGATTCGGATACGACTATTGAGCGCGAACTGCATGCCCCTGGTTCCCGCCTGCCCACAATGGGATTCGATGCCATTCGCCGCGCGTTGGATGCCAACCGTCCTGTTCTGGTGCACGTACCTCGTCGGGGGTATGCACCATCCATTTCTTGCTCGAATTGCCGTGCCCCCGCGCGTTGCCGCAAGTGCAATGGACCACTTGAGCTGCCGGGCACCGCCGAAGATGGCTTACCACAACCTCCACGTTGCCGCTGGTGCGGGGCTTCCGCAGGCGTTTTTCACTGCGCCGAATGTGGGCACCGCGGCTTGCGGTTGAACATTGTGGGCCAAGATCGAACGGCGCAAGAGCTGGGCCGGGCATTCCCGGGTACCCGAATCATTTCCTCTGCCGGAGAACAGGTGCTGCTTGAGGTGGCGAATGAGCCCGCGATTGTCGTAGCGACTCCGGGATCTGAACCCCATGTGTCCGGCGGACTGTATGGTGCCGCGGTGATCATGGATCCGTGGGCGCAACTGGGGCGGCAGGATCTGCGTGCTACCGAGAAGGCGTTGCGTCATTGGCTGGAGGCTTCTGCGCTGGTCGCCCCCCACGCCGATGGGGGAACTGTCGTGGTGGTTGCGGAGGCATGGTTACGCCCTGTCCAAGACCTCATCAAATGGGATGCGCCTGGTGCTGCGCGTGCCGAGTTGGCGTCGAGAAAAGAAGCGGGCTTCCCACCTGCGGTAACTATGGCAGCGATTGACGGAACCACGGAATCGATTGAACAGTTGCTGGAGGTGTGGGAACAGCCCGAGGGCACCGATGTGCTCGGCCCCGTGGAGTTGCCTCCGGGCATTCGCTTACCTGCTGGGTTGACACCAGCGCAGGCCGACCAAGCGCGGCGATTGATTGTTAGAGTGCCAGCAGCTTCAGCGATGCAACTAGGGCACAGCCTTAAGGTTGCCCAATCGATTCGCGGTGCCCAGCGAAATAACGGGCCGCTGCGCATCGTCATCAACCCAGTGCGCATCGGTTAA